The following are encoded in a window of Geobacter metallireducens GS-15 genomic DNA:
- a CDS encoding serine/threonine protein kinase, with the protein MPHRTHPFSTLTPAFIMDAVESQGFACDCRTLALNSYENRVYQVGIEEGEPLVAKFYRPGRWTDEQIVEEHEFCAELAGHELPVVAPWRNAAGHTLFHHGGFRFALYPRQGGRAPEFDNLDNLLVLGRMLGRMHRIGAVTPFAHRPTLDSQSFGRESVALIRDRFIPPDLRESYAAVTGMLLETVDATFAEMGAVRYLRTHGDCHAGNILWRGDAPHFVDFDDARMAPAVQDLWMMLSGDRPRKLAQLDSLLEGYTEFNEFDSRELRLIEPLRALRVLHYSAWLARRWEDPIFPATFPWFNTPRYWNDQIIELREQVAALTEPPLELP; encoded by the coding sequence ATGCCCCACCGCACCCACCCCTTCAGCACCCTTACCCCCGCCTTCATCATGGATGCCGTGGAGAGCCAGGGGTTCGCCTGCGATTGCCGCACCCTGGCCCTGAACAGCTACGAGAACCGGGTCTATCAGGTGGGGATCGAGGAGGGGGAACCCCTCGTGGCCAAGTTCTACCGCCCCGGTCGCTGGACCGACGAGCAGATCGTGGAGGAGCACGAGTTCTGCGCCGAACTGGCGGGCCACGAGCTTCCCGTGGTGGCCCCCTGGCGCAACGCCGCCGGCCACACACTCTTCCACCACGGCGGGTTCCGCTTCGCCCTCTATCCCCGCCAGGGGGGACGGGCGCCGGAGTTCGACAACCTGGACAACCTCCTGGTCCTCGGGCGGATGCTGGGGCGGATGCACCGCATCGGCGCCGTTACTCCCTTCGCCCACCGTCCCACCCTGGACAGCCAGAGCTTCGGCCGCGAAAGCGTGGCCCTGATCCGGGACCGCTTCATTCCCCCCGACCTGCGGGAGAGCTACGCGGCCGTGACCGGCATGCTCCTGGAGACGGTCGACGCCACCTTCGCCGAGATGGGGGCGGTCCGGTACCTGCGGACCCACGGCGACTGCCACGCCGGGAACATCCTCTGGCGCGGCGACGCCCCTCACTTCGTGGACTTCGACGACGCCCGCATGGCGCCGGCCGTGCAGGACCTCTGGATGATGCTCTCCGGCGACCGCCCTCGAAAGCTCGCCCAACTGGATTCTCTGCTGGAGGGGTACACGGAGTTCAACGAGTTCGACTCCCGGGAACTCAGGCTCATCGAGCCCCTGCGGGCCCTGCGGGTTCTCCACTACAGCGCCTGGCTCGCCCGCCGCTGGGAAGACCCCATCTTTCCCGCCACCTTCCCCTGGTTCAACACCCCCCGCTACTGGAACGACCAGATCATCGAGCTGCGGGAGCAGGTTGCGGCCCTGACGGAGCCCCCCCTGGAGCTTCCCTGA
- a CDS encoding bifunctional 5,10-methylenetetrahydrofolate dehydrogenase/5,10-methenyltetrahydrofolate cyclohydrolase, which produces MKLLDGKKCAESLVADIARKVAGYEESGLRKPHMTVILVGEHAPSESYVKSKIKSCGNAGFEGTLLRFPDTITEAELLEKIRGINADPTTDGLIVQLPLPRHINQQHIINAIAPEKDIDGFHPTNFGRMTLGQKAFRPATAYGICKLLQFYEIPVWGKHCVVIGRSNIVGKPISIMLSNDFDIGNATVTLTHIETPRELLLDETRRADIVIVAVGIPGFVTEDMVKEGVVVIDVGINRLEDGKIVGDVDFENVKKKCSWITPVPGGVGRMTVAALMINTLMAYQNNFDLV; this is translated from the coding sequence ATGAAATTACTGGACGGGAAGAAGTGTGCCGAGAGCCTGGTTGCCGACATCGCCAGGAAAGTGGCAGGGTATGAAGAGTCGGGCCTCCGGAAGCCCCACATGACGGTCATTCTCGTGGGGGAGCACGCACCGAGCGAGTCCTACGTGAAGTCCAAGATCAAGTCGTGCGGGAATGCCGGGTTCGAGGGGACGCTCCTGCGCTTCCCGGACACCATCACCGAGGCGGAGCTTCTGGAGAAGATCCGCGGGATCAACGCCGACCCCACCACCGACGGCCTCATCGTGCAGCTCCCCCTCCCCCGGCACATCAACCAGCAGCACATCATCAACGCCATTGCCCCCGAGAAGGACATCGACGGGTTCCACCCCACGAACTTCGGCCGCATGACCCTGGGGCAGAAGGCGTTCCGCCCCGCCACCGCCTACGGCATCTGCAAGCTGCTGCAGTTCTACGAGATCCCGGTCTGGGGGAAGCACTGCGTGGTCATCGGCCGCTCCAACATCGTGGGAAAGCCCATCTCCATCATGCTCTCCAACGACTTCGACATCGGCAACGCCACCGTGACCCTGACCCACATCGAGACCCCCCGGGAGCTCCTGTTGGACGAAACGCGCCGGGCCGACATCGTCATCGTGGCCGTCGGCATCCCCGGCTTCGTCACCGAGGACATGGTGAAGGAGGGGGTGGTTGTCATCGACGTGGGGATCAACCGGCTGGAGGACGGCAAGATTGTGGGGGACGTGGACTTCGAGAACGTGAAGAAGAAGTGCTCCTGGATCACCCCGGTCCCCGGCGGCGTGGGGCGCATGACGGTGGCCGCCCTCATGATCAACACCCTCATGGCCTACCAGAACAATTTCGACCTGGTCTGA
- a CDS encoding SCO family protein — protein MLVAFALLPAPATAHTEEDLHKHGPFGTDAGAGDAAKFGLTERLGEKIPLDLTFRDETGAPVRLAALVTVPTIILPVYYSCTNVCNFLQGGLASVLKDVRQRPGEEYRVISVSFDETETPELATKYKRTYLASMNAPFPENGWRFLTGDAKNIRRLTDAAGFRFERRGRDFIHPVASIIVARDGTIVRYLYGTTFLPKDLSLALLEARSGKVGATIRQVVGYCFTFDPQAKTYVFNLLRVSATIVIISTGAFLAFLFLTGKKRPASPRGGHETH, from the coding sequence ATGCTGGTGGCGTTCGCACTTCTCCCCGCTCCTGCAACGGCCCACACGGAGGAGGATCTCCACAAGCACGGCCCCTTTGGCACGGATGCCGGAGCGGGTGACGCGGCAAAGTTCGGCCTCACCGAACGACTGGGAGAGAAAATCCCCCTCGACCTCACGTTTCGGGACGAGACCGGCGCGCCGGTCCGTCTGGCGGCTCTGGTGACCGTCCCCACCATCATCCTTCCCGTCTACTACAGTTGCACCAACGTCTGCAATTTCCTCCAGGGGGGGCTCGCCAGCGTCCTGAAGGATGTCAGGCAGAGGCCGGGGGAGGAGTACCGGGTAATCTCGGTCAGTTTCGATGAAACCGAGACGCCGGAGCTGGCCACCAAGTACAAGCGGACGTATCTGGCATCCATGAACGCCCCCTTCCCGGAGAACGGGTGGCGGTTCCTGACCGGGGATGCGAAGAACATCCGTCGGCTGACCGATGCGGCCGGCTTCCGGTTCGAGCGCCGGGGGAGGGATTTCATCCACCCGGTGGCGAGTATTATTGTCGCCCGGGACGGGACTATCGTCCGGTACCTCTACGGGACGACTTTTCTCCCCAAGGACCTCTCCCTGGCGCTGCTGGAAGCCCGGAGCGGGAAGGTGGGGGCGACGATCCGCCAGGTGGTGGGGTACTGCTTCACCTTCGACCCCCAGGCGAAGACCTACGTCTTCAACCTGCTGCGGGTGAGCGCCACCATCGTCATCATAAGCACGGGGGCCTTTCTCGCCTTCCTGTTCCTGACCGGGAAAAAACGCCCCGCGTCTCCCCGAGGTGGCCATGAAACCCACTGA
- the ctaD gene encoding cytochrome c oxidase subunit I, which produces MKPTDQTMTPAASFWNDTGRSGIASWIFSTDHKRIGLLYFFSVFGFFLVGVVLGLLIRIELMAPGRTIMGPQTYNALFTVHGVVMVFLFIIPGFQGSFGNLIMPIQIGARDVAFPRLNLFSWWLYMAGAAIILTSLFTGGGPPDTGWTFYLPFSGRTGTNVSLAVFGVFVVGFSSIATGVNFVTTIHRLRAEGMTWGRLPLFVWSLYATAWVQILATPILGITLVLIIAERLLGTGLFDPGRGGDPLMYQHLFWIYSHPAVYIMILPAMGVISEIIPVFARKPVFGYKMIAFSSLAIAAAGSLVWGHHMFTSGMSDTAVLVFSFLTFVVAIPSAIKVFNWVSTLYKGSISLEAPMLFSLSFIFLFSIGGLTGLIQGAAATDIHVHDTQFVVGHFHYVIFGGSGFAFFAAMHYWLPKFYGRRYAEKPAIIAWALMSVGFNILYFSMIVLGLEGMPRRYYDYLPEFAPLNLVSTIGSWILASGLVLLLVNLVRGLRSGERVGKNPWGAATLEWSIPTPPPTENFEEEPVVTHGPYDYRGAGIP; this is translated from the coding sequence ATGAAACCCACTGACCAGACCATGACCCCCGCCGCCAGCTTCTGGAACGACACCGGCAGGAGCGGCATCGCCTCCTGGATCTTTTCCACCGACCACAAGCGGATCGGTCTCCTCTACTTCTTCTCGGTGTTCGGCTTTTTCCTCGTGGGCGTCGTGCTCGGCCTTCTGATCCGCATCGAGCTGATGGCGCCGGGCCGGACCATCATGGGCCCCCAGACCTACAACGCCCTCTTCACCGTCCACGGGGTGGTGATGGTCTTTCTCTTCATCATCCCCGGATTCCAGGGCTCCTTCGGCAACCTCATCATGCCGATCCAGATCGGCGCCCGGGACGTGGCCTTTCCCCGCCTGAACCTCTTTTCGTGGTGGCTCTACATGGCAGGCGCGGCAATCATCCTCACGTCGCTCTTCACCGGCGGCGGCCCCCCCGACACCGGCTGGACCTTCTACCTCCCCTTCAGCGGCCGGACCGGGACCAACGTCTCCCTGGCGGTGTTCGGCGTCTTCGTCGTGGGGTTCTCGTCCATCGCCACCGGGGTCAATTTCGTCACCACCATCCACCGCCTGCGGGCCGAGGGGATGACCTGGGGACGGCTGCCGCTTTTTGTCTGGTCCCTCTACGCCACCGCCTGGGTGCAGATTCTGGCGACCCCCATCCTCGGCATCACCCTGGTGCTGATCATCGCCGAACGGCTCCTCGGAACCGGCCTCTTCGACCCGGGGCGAGGGGGAGATCCCCTCATGTACCAGCACCTCTTCTGGATCTACTCCCATCCCGCGGTCTACATCATGATCCTGCCGGCCATGGGGGTGATCTCGGAGATTATCCCGGTCTTTGCCCGCAAGCCGGTCTTCGGCTACAAGATGATCGCCTTTTCCAGCCTCGCCATCGCCGCGGCCGGTTCCCTGGTCTGGGGGCACCACATGTTCACCAGCGGCATGAGCGATACGGCGGTCCTGGTATTCTCCTTTCTTACCTTCGTCGTCGCCATCCCGTCGGCCATCAAGGTCTTCAACTGGGTCTCCACCCTCTACAAGGGGTCCATCTCCCTGGAAGCACCCATGCTCTTCTCCCTCTCCTTCATCTTCCTCTTCTCCATCGGGGGGCTGACCGGACTGATCCAGGGGGCGGCGGCAACCGACATCCATGTCCACGACACCCAGTTCGTGGTGGGGCATTTCCACTATGTCATCTTCGGCGGCTCGGGATTCGCCTTCTTCGCCGCCATGCACTACTGGCTCCCCAAGTTCTATGGCCGCCGCTACGCCGAAAAACCGGCGATTATCGCCTGGGCGCTCATGTCCGTCGGTTTCAACATCCTCTACTTCTCCATGATCGTGCTGGGGCTGGAGGGGATGCCACGGCGCTACTACGACTATCTCCCCGAATTCGCCCCCCTCAACCTGGTCTCCACCATCGGGAGCTGGATCCTGGCCTCCGGTCTCGTGCTGCTCTTGGTGAACCTGGTCCGGGGGCTGAGGAGCGGGGAGCGGGTCGGGAAAAATCCGTGGGGAGCGGCGACCTTGGAGTGGAGCATCCCGACGCCCCCACCCACGGAGAATTTCGAGGAGGAGCCGGTGGTCACTCACGGCCCCTATGATTACCGGGGAGCCGGCATCCCATGA
- a CDS encoding cytochrome c oxidase subunit 3, which produces MSHQTRKDPAGAKLGMWLFLFTELFLFGGLFLLYGVYLARYHREFAAAGREMHLGFGTANTVILITSSLLAAMAVTAIQRSGRRLVLYLLGGTVLCGAVFLFNKYLEWSDEIGHGIYPGSPRLAAGPPGESVFYSLYYLTVGLHGLHVLIGGTLLAVVAARVGRGTIHAGDFAWLENGALYWHLVDLVWIFIFPLYYLVL; this is translated from the coding sequence ATGAGTCATCAGACCCGAAAAGACCCAGCCGGCGCCAAGCTCGGCATGTGGCTCTTCCTCTTTACCGAGCTGTTCCTGTTCGGGGGGCTGTTCCTTCTTTACGGGGTCTATCTGGCCCGCTACCACCGGGAGTTTGCCGCCGCGGGGCGGGAGATGCATCTGGGGTTCGGGACGGCCAATACGGTGATTCTCATCACGAGCAGCCTCCTGGCGGCCATGGCGGTCACCGCCATCCAGCGGAGCGGCCGGAGGCTGGTTCTGTATTTGTTGGGGGGGACGGTCCTCTGCGGCGCCGTTTTCCTCTTCAACAAGTACCTGGAGTGGAGCGACGAAATCGGCCACGGCATCTATCCCGGCTCGCCCCGGCTGGCAGCGGGACCGCCGGGGGAATCGGTCTTCTACAGCCTCTACTACCTGACCGTCGGCCTCCACGGTCTCCATGTCCTGATCGGCGGGACGCTGCTGGCGGTGGTGGCGGCGCGGGTGGGGCGGGGGACGATCCATGCCGGGGATTTCGCGTGGCTGGAGAACGGGGCACTCTACTGGCACCTGGTGGACCTGGTCTGGATCTTTATCTTCCCCCTCTATTACCTGGTCCTGTAG
- a CDS encoding cytochrome C oxidase subunit IV family protein produces the protein MGSDTHDTTTHVIGYKTLTTVWIALLALTALTVWVALNAPGIGHVWGSLAIAAAKGGLVIAFFMHMRYEGRLLRWLLFVALVTLAIFIGLTFSDVLYR, from the coding sequence ATGGGGAGTGATACCCATGACACTACTACGCATGTCATCGGCTACAAAACGCTGACAACGGTCTGGATCGCGCTCTTGGCCCTGACCGCGCTCACGGTCTGGGTCGCCCTCAACGCGCCGGGGATCGGCCATGTGTGGGGCTCCCTCGCCATTGCCGCCGCCAAGGGGGGGCTGGTGATCGCCTTCTTCATGCACATGCGCTACGAGGGGAGGCTCCTCCGCTGGCTGCTCTTCGTGGCCCTGGTCACCCTGGCGATTTTCATCGGCCTCACCTTTTCCGACGTGCTCTACCGATAA
- the coxB gene encoding cytochrome c oxidase subunit II, whose translation MDPNLYTTTRAVDPVFIWIFGVSLVLLLGITATMVGFVIRYRRSRAPEPTSQAASNIWLEIIWTALPTIIVMAMFYYGWAGYLTLRNVPKDALEVTATARMWSWSFTYANGKTSPTLYVPVGKPVLVHLVSEDVIHGFYVPAFRVKHDVVPGMKNHVWFVADKPGTYDLFCSVYCGLGHSGMVSTVVAVPEAEFQAWLAKAEKEENQGGGRALLEKNGCLGCHSLDGSRKVGPSFKGIWGRNVTVMTGGAERTITVDEEYVKRSIREPGADVVKGYPPVMPPYSALSDKDIEEIMDFLKDLK comes from the coding sequence GTGGACCCGAACCTCTACACCACAACCCGAGCCGTGGACCCCGTTTTCATCTGGATCTTCGGGGTCAGCCTGGTGCTTCTCCTGGGGATCACCGCCACCATGGTGGGATTCGTCATCCGCTACCGCCGCTCCCGGGCCCCGGAACCCACTTCCCAGGCGGCAAGCAACATCTGGCTTGAGATAATCTGGACAGCCCTCCCCACCATCATCGTCATGGCGATGTTCTACTACGGCTGGGCCGGCTACCTGACGCTCCGCAATGTGCCGAAGGACGCCCTGGAGGTGACGGCCACGGCCCGCATGTGGTCCTGGAGCTTCACCTACGCCAACGGCAAGACCAGCCCGACGCTCTATGTGCCGGTCGGAAAGCCGGTGCTGGTGCATCTCGTCTCCGAGGATGTGATCCACGGCTTCTATGTCCCCGCGTTCCGGGTCAAGCACGACGTGGTGCCGGGAATGAAGAACCATGTCTGGTTCGTGGCGGACAAACCCGGCACCTACGATCTTTTCTGTTCCGTCTACTGCGGCCTCGGCCATTCCGGTATGGTTTCCACGGTGGTGGCCGTTCCCGAGGCGGAGTTCCAGGCATGGCTCGCGAAGGCGGAGAAAGAGGAGAACCAAGGAGGGGGGAGGGCGCTCCTGGAGAAGAACGGCTGCCTCGGCTGCCATTCCCTGGACGGGTCGCGAAAGGTGGGGCCAAGCTTCAAGGGGATCTGGGGGCGGAACGTGACGGTTATGACCGGTGGCGCCGAGCGGACCATCACCGTGGACGAGGAGTACGTGAAACGCTCGATCCGCGAGCCGGGGGCCGATGTGGTCAAGGGATACCCGCCAGTCATGCCCCCCTATTCAGCCCTCTCCGATAAGGATATCGAGGAAATTATGGATTTCCTGAAGGATCTCAAATGA
- a CDS encoding protoheme IX farnesyltransferase, with protein sequence MIAEASRLLRPRLALLNGIAAVAGCLLAPEGAAMSLIVASLAGVTLLAAGGSALNQVMERDLDLLMERTRQRPLPTGELSPRAATAIGGISIIAGLVVLAGTGGIFPPLIGVGALAWYLGIYTPLKRRTSCSLLAGAVSGAVPPLVGWTITGGSLVDFRIVLVAGLLYLWQIPHFWLLQCRHAEDYRRAGLPLFAPGVTAGSPVFRVWIGAFAAGTLLLPLFGIIGGSAAPGFCAFPLLLVLLAFSRAEGALFSSLNLFPLLMVLALYLQR encoded by the coding sequence ATGATTGCGGAGGCCAGTCGGCTGCTTCGACCCCGTCTCGCGCTGCTGAACGGCATCGCGGCAGTGGCGGGGTGTCTCCTCGCCCCGGAGGGAGCGGCGATGTCACTCATCGTCGCATCCCTGGCGGGGGTGACGCTTCTTGCTGCCGGGGGATCGGCCCTCAACCAGGTGATGGAACGGGACCTGGATCTCCTCATGGAGCGGACCCGGCAGCGCCCCCTCCCCACGGGAGAGCTCTCTCCTCGGGCGGCAACGGCCATCGGCGGCATCAGCATCATCGCCGGCCTCGTTGTGCTTGCCGGGACCGGGGGGATATTCCCCCCCCTCATCGGTGTCGGCGCCCTGGCCTGGTACCTGGGGATCTACACCCCCCTCAAGCGCCGCACTTCCTGCTCCCTCCTGGCCGGAGCCGTGAGCGGAGCTGTTCCACCCCTTGTGGGCTGGACCATAACCGGCGGGAGTCTCGTCGATTTCCGGATTGTACTCGTGGCAGGCCTTCTCTATCTCTGGCAGATCCCCCACTTCTGGTTGCTCCAGTGTCGCCACGCAGAAGACTACCGGCGGGCGGGGCTCCCGCTCTTCGCTCCCGGCGTTACGGCCGGCTCACCCGTCTTCAGGGTCTGGATCGGGGCATTCGCGGCAGGGACGCTCCTGCTGCCGCTGTTCGGCATCATCGGAGGCAGTGCCGCACCCGGTTTTTGCGCTTTCCCTCTCCTCCTGGTCCTCCTCGCATTCTCCCGAGCCGAGGGTGCCCTCTTCTCCAGCCTTAACCTCTTCCCGCTTCTGATGGTCCTGGCTCTCTATCTCCAGCGGTAA
- a CDS encoding trimeric intracellular cation channel family protein, producing MNLLYALDLLGTAAFAASGAWAGIRRDMDLFGVLMLGLVTATGGGTLRDLFLGDTPPFIFKDETYLYLSIAVSLAIFLFHKRLEFLHHPLLYFDAVGLGTFVVIGTGKALAFKMGFVGSVMMGVMTATAGGMIRDVLSTHIPLVLQKEVYASACIAGAALLFLLDRISFPRTLSLLAAAMTVIVVRLLAIRYNWSLPRAGGERNA from the coding sequence ATGAACCTGCTCTATGCCCTCGACCTGCTCGGAACCGCCGCCTTCGCCGCCTCGGGCGCCTGGGCCGGCATCCGCCGCGATATGGACCTCTTCGGCGTGCTCATGCTCGGCCTCGTCACCGCTACGGGTGGCGGAACCCTGCGCGACCTGTTCCTGGGGGACACCCCCCCCTTCATCTTCAAGGACGAAACCTACCTCTACCTCTCCATCGCCGTTTCCCTGGCTATCTTTCTCTTCCACAAGCGCCTGGAATTCCTCCATCACCCCCTTCTCTACTTCGACGCCGTGGGGCTCGGCACCTTCGTGGTCATCGGCACGGGTAAGGCCCTGGCATTCAAAATGGGGTTTGTCGGCTCGGTGATGATGGGGGTGATGACCGCCACCGCCGGAGGGATGATCCGTGACGTCCTCTCCACCCATATTCCCCTGGTGCTGCAGAAGGAGGTGTACGCCTCGGCCTGCATCGCCGGCGCGGCTCTTCTCTTCCTGCTGGACCGGATCTCCTTTCCCCGCACCCTGTCCCTTCTCGCCGCCGCCATGACGGTCATCGTGGTGCGGCTCCTGGCCATCCGCTACAACTGGTCCCTCCCCCGGGCCGGGGGCGAGCGAAACGCATGA
- a CDS encoding DNA cytosine methyltransferase produces the protein MQVKEGEGRWGNGGPTVTEVKTAAPLRTLELFCGIGGFSAAVEGGNVRIVGAFDQDPAALDTYRLNFPGHGARKVDLERVSAWELTAGGVDLWWLSPPCQPYCERGARRDLADPRARSLVHILELLERIPDDLLPRHLALENVAGFVGSEGHGLLTEVLTSRGFQVRERFLCPTELGAPMRRPRYYLAASRDEMRPLVAPEPRPLRPLAGYLDRRFDGEVPTELLLSPDVVARFGGALPILDSGDGSACATCFTAGYGRSITSAGSYLQCASGVRHFSPEEIVRFMAFPEGFRFPDEVPLRKRWHLIGNSLSVAAVREVLRVFPSLGLSP, from the coding sequence ATGCAGGTCAAGGAAGGAGAGGGGCGTTGGGGGAATGGGGGACCGACAGTGACTGAGGTGAAAACAGCCGCGCCACTGCGGACGCTGGAGCTTTTCTGCGGGATCGGCGGGTTTTCCGCCGCAGTGGAGGGGGGAAACGTGCGGATCGTGGGGGCCTTCGACCAGGATCCGGCGGCCCTGGACACCTATCGGCTCAACTTCCCCGGCCATGGGGCAAGGAAGGTGGACCTGGAACGGGTAAGCGCCTGGGAGCTGACGGCCGGTGGCGTTGATCTCTGGTGGCTCTCTCCCCCCTGCCAGCCTTACTGCGAGCGGGGGGCGCGTCGGGATCTGGCCGATCCCCGCGCCCGGAGCCTCGTCCATATCCTGGAACTGCTGGAGCGGATTCCCGACGATCTCCTCCCCCGCCATCTGGCCCTGGAGAACGTGGCCGGCTTTGTGGGCTCCGAGGGCCACGGCCTGCTCACCGAAGTCCTTACTTCCCGGGGCTTCCAGGTGCGGGAGCGGTTTCTCTGCCCCACGGAACTGGGAGCCCCCATGCGGCGGCCCCGCTACTACCTGGCCGCCTCCCGCGACGAGATGCGACCCCTCGTAGCCCCGGAACCTCGTCCTCTCCGCCCGCTGGCCGGGTACCTCGACCGGCGGTTTGACGGCGAGGTGCCCACTGAGCTGCTCCTTTCTCCCGACGTCGTTGCCCGTTTCGGCGGAGCCCTTCCCATCCTTGACTCTGGCGACGGTTCAGCCTGTGCCACCTGCTTCACCGCCGGGTATGGGAGATCCATCACGTCCGCCGGCTCCTACCTGCAATGCGCAAGCGGCGTGCGCCACTTTTCTCCGGAGGAGATCGTGCGGTTCATGGCGTTTCCGGAGGGATTCCGCTTCCCCGACGAAGTCCCGCTCAGGAAGCGGTGGCACCTGATCGGCAACAGCCTCTCGGTGGCTGCGGTGCGCGAGGTGCTCCGGGTGTTCCCCTCTCTGGGATTGTCGCCGTGA
- a CDS encoding fatty acid--CoA ligase, which yields MSDPLIPRTPSAYDYPLLIKNLLFCPVVDNPDQEIVYRDLYRGTYRGLRERVRRLASVLTGLGVKPGDTVAVMDWDSHRYLELFFAVPMIGAVLHTINVRLSPEQILYTIDHAEDDLLLVNSEFLPILEQIRGRLDAVQGYVLLTDEAKAPETAIPFLGEYEALLAAAAPEFEFPDFDENTRATTFYTTGTTGMPKGVYFSHRQLVLHSFGVMTALSTAVGHGTFRRTDVYMPITPMFHVHAWGMPYVASMLGVKQVYPGRYVPDQLLELIEREKVTFSHCVPTILHMLLKHPHAERIDLSGWKVIIGGAAMSRTLCLEALRRGIDVFTGYGMSETCPILSLSHLTPEMLELSPEEQATIRCKTGQALPLVDLRVAGGELRELPRDGVSSGEIVVRAPWLTQGYLKDHKASERLWDGGYLHTGDVAVRDGLGYVRITDRTKDVIKVAGEWVSSLELEDIFAHHPAVAEVAVIGQPDEKWGERPLALVVAKPGEAGRVTEKELVHHVREYADKGVVSKQVVLARVRLVEAIDKTSVGKTNKVALREKYL from the coding sequence ATGTCCGACCCCCTCATTCCCCGTACCCCCTCGGCCTACGACTATCCGCTGCTGATCAAGAACCTCCTCTTCTGCCCCGTGGTGGACAACCCGGACCAGGAGATCGTCTACCGCGATCTCTACCGCGGCACCTACCGCGGCCTTCGGGAGCGGGTCCGGCGCCTGGCCAGCGTCCTGACCGGGCTGGGGGTGAAGCCCGGCGACACCGTGGCGGTCATGGACTGGGACAGCCACCGCTACCTGGAACTCTTCTTTGCCGTGCCGATGATCGGTGCGGTGCTCCATACCATCAACGTCCGACTCTCGCCGGAGCAGATCCTCTACACCATCGACCATGCGGAGGACGACCTCCTCCTGGTGAACAGTGAATTCCTCCCGATCCTGGAGCAGATCCGGGGACGGCTCGACGCGGTGCAAGGGTACGTGCTCCTTACCGACGAGGCGAAGGCGCCCGAAACCGCCATCCCCTTCCTCGGGGAGTACGAGGCGCTCCTGGCGGCAGCAGCGCCGGAATTCGAGTTCCCCGACTTCGACGAGAACACCCGGGCCACCACCTTCTACACCACCGGCACCACCGGCATGCCCAAGGGGGTCTACTTCAGCCACCGCCAGCTGGTCCTCCACTCCTTCGGCGTCATGACGGCCTTGAGCACGGCGGTGGGGCACGGCACGTTCCGCCGCACCGACGTCTACATGCCCATAACCCCCATGTTCCACGTTCACGCCTGGGGGATGCCTTACGTGGCCTCCATGCTGGGGGTGAAACAGGTCTATCCGGGGCGCTACGTGCCGGACCAGCTCCTGGAGCTCATCGAGCGGGAGAAGGTGACCTTTTCCCACTGCGTCCCCACCATCCTCCACATGCTCCTGAAGCATCCCCATGCCGAGCGTATCGATCTCTCGGGGTGGAAGGTGATCATCGGCGGCGCGGCCATGTCCCGGACTCTCTGCCTGGAGGCGCTGCGGCGCGGCATCGATGTCTTCACCGGCTACGGCATGTCCGAGACCTGCCCCATCCTCTCCCTTTCCCATCTCACGCCGGAGATGCTGGAACTTTCCCCGGAGGAGCAGGCGACGATCCGCTGCAAGACCGGCCAGGCCCTGCCGCTGGTGGATCTGCGGGTGGCGGGGGGCGAGCTGCGGGAGCTTCCCCGGGACGGGGTGAGCAGCGGCGAGATCGTGGTTCGGGCCCCCTGGCTCACCCAGGGGTACCTGAAGGACCACAAGGCCTCGGAGCGGCTCTGGGACGGAGGATATCTCCACACCGGCGACGTGGCGGTCCGGGATGGGTTGGGATACGTGCGGATCACCGACCGGACCAAGGATGTCATCAAGGTGGCGGGGGAGTGGGTCTCGTCCCTGGAACTGGAGGACATCTTCGCCCACCATCCGGCCGTGGCCGAGGTGGCGGTCATCGGCCAGCCCGACGAGAAATGGGGGGAGCGCCCCCTGGCCCTGGTGGTCGCGAAGCCCGGCGAAGCCGGCCGGGTGACGGAGAAGGAACTGGTCCACCATGTGCGGGAGTACGCCGACAAAGGGGTCGTCAGCAAGCAGGTGGTCCTTGCCCGAGTCCGCCTCGTGGAGGCCATCGACAAGACCAGCGTGGGCAAGACCAACAAGGTCGCCCTGCGGGAAAAGTACCTGTAG